In Zea mays cultivar B73 chromosome 7, Zm-B73-REFERENCE-NAM-5.0, whole genome shotgun sequence, the following proteins share a genomic window:
- the LOC100284811 gene encoding Probable inactive purple acid phosphatase 29 isoform 2 precursor (isoform 2 precursor is encoded by transcript variant 2) yields MGGCGLGRGRRTACLLLLLPPLLLFAVADAAASGKEKQGVSGKLRFRRESGTFKVVQVADMHYADGRSTACEDVLPSQVAGCTDLNTTAFLYRVFRAEDPDLVVFTGDNIYGADSTDAAKSMDAAIAPAIDMKLPWAAVIGNHDQEGTLSREGVMRHLVGMKNTLASFNPEGIEIDGYGNYNLEVSGVEGTSMDEKSVLNLYFLDSGDYSTVPSINGYGWIKASQQVWFQQTSSSLQAKYMNKNPKQKEPAPGLVFFHIPLPEFSSFTASNFTGVKQEGISSASINSGFFASMVEAGDVRAAFVGHDHINDFCGKLSGIQLCYAGGFGYHAYGKAGWSRRARVLSVQLEKTDSGEWRGVKSIKTWKRLDDKHLSTIDSEVLWNRGSNGRRGKNPDGS; encoded by the exons ATGGGCGGCTGCGGCCTCGGACGCGGCCGCCGCACCGCCTGCCTGCTGCTGCTCCTCCCGCCGCTTCTCCTGTTCGCCGTGGCCGATGCCGCCGCCTCGGGGAAGGAGAAGCAGGGGGTGTCCGGTAAGCTGCGGTTCCGGCGGGAGAGCGGGACGTTCAAGGTGGTGCAGGTGGCGGACATGCACTACGCGGACGGCCGGAGCACGGCCTGCGAGGACGTGCTCCCTTCCCAGGTGGCCGGCTGCACCGACCTCAACACCACCGCCTTCCTCTACCGCGTCTTCCGCGCCGAGGACCCCGACCTCGTCGTCTTCACAG GTGATAACATCTATGGTGCTGATTCAACTGATGCAGCCAAGTCTATGGATGCAGCAATTGCTCCAGCCATTGACATGAAACTGCCTTGGGCTGCTGTGATCGGGAACCATGACCAAGAGGGTACGCTATCGCGTGAGGGTGTGATGCGTCACCTTGTGGGCATGAAAAACACCCTTGCAAGCTTCAATCCGGAAGGAATTGAAATTGATGGTTACGGAAATTACAATTTGGAAGTTTCCGGGGTTGAAGGGACATCCATGGATGAAAAATCAGTGCTCAACCTGTATTTCCTGGACAGCGGTGACTATTCCACTGTGCCGTCAATCAATGGTTATGGTTGGATCAAGGCTTCACAGCAAGTCTGGTTCCAACAAACATCTTCAAGTCTACAG GCAAAGTATATGAATAAGAACCCGAAACAGAAGGAACCAGCACCTGGCCTTGTATTTTTCCACATTCCACTACCAGAGTTCAGCAGTTTTACGGCATCCAATTTCACAGGAGTAAAGCAGGAGGGTATCAGCTCAGCATCAATTAACTCTGGGTTCTTTGCCTCCATGGTGGAGGCTGGAGATGTGAGAGCTGCCTTTGTGGGACATGATCACATTAATGACTTCTGTGGGAAGCTCAGTGGTATTCAGCTCTGCTATGCTGGTGGATTTGGTTACCATGCCTATGGGAAAGCTGGGTGGTCAAGAAGAGCGAGGGTACTGTCTGTGCAACTTGAGAAAACAGACAGCGGTGAATGGCGAGGAGTCAAGTCCATCAAGACATGGAAGAGGCTTGATGATAAACATCTGAGCACAATTGACTCTGAGGTTCTCTGGAACAGAGGCTCTAATG GGAGGCGCGGGAAAAATCCTGATGGTAGTTAA
- the LOC100284811 gene encoding Probable inactive purple acid phosphatase 29 isoform 1 precursor (isoform 1 precursor is encoded by transcript variant 1) translates to MGGCGLGRGRRTACLLLLLPPLLLFAVADAAASGKEKQGVSGKLRFRRESGTFKVVQVADMHYADGRSTACEDVLPSQVAGCTDLNTTAFLYRVFRAEDPDLVVFTGDNIYGADSTDAAKSMDAAIAPAIDMKLPWAAVIGNHDQEGTLSREGVMRHLVGMKNTLASFNPEGIEIDGYGNYNLEVSGVEGTSMDEKSVLNLYFLDSGDYSTVPSINGYGWIKASQQVWFQQTSSSLQAKYMNKNPKQKEPAPGLVFFHIPLPEFSSFTASNFTGVKQEGISSASINSGFFASMVEAGDVRAAFVGHDHINDFCGKLSGIQLCYAGGFGYHAYGKAGWSRRARVLSVQLEKTDSGEWRGVKSIKTWKRLDDKHLSTIDSEVLWNRGSNDRNGAP, encoded by the exons ATGGGCGGCTGCGGCCTCGGACGCGGCCGCCGCACCGCCTGCCTGCTGCTGCTCCTCCCGCCGCTTCTCCTGTTCGCCGTGGCCGATGCCGCCGCCTCGGGGAAGGAGAAGCAGGGGGTGTCCGGTAAGCTGCGGTTCCGGCGGGAGAGCGGGACGTTCAAGGTGGTGCAGGTGGCGGACATGCACTACGCGGACGGCCGGAGCACGGCCTGCGAGGACGTGCTCCCTTCCCAGGTGGCCGGCTGCACCGACCTCAACACCACCGCCTTCCTCTACCGCGTCTTCCGCGCCGAGGACCCCGACCTCGTCGTCTTCACAG GTGATAACATCTATGGTGCTGATTCAACTGATGCAGCCAAGTCTATGGATGCAGCAATTGCTCCAGCCATTGACATGAAACTGCCTTGGGCTGCTGTGATCGGGAACCATGACCAAGAGGGTACGCTATCGCGTGAGGGTGTGATGCGTCACCTTGTGGGCATGAAAAACACCCTTGCAAGCTTCAATCCGGAAGGAATTGAAATTGATGGTTACGGAAATTACAATTTGGAAGTTTCCGGGGTTGAAGGGACATCCATGGATGAAAAATCAGTGCTCAACCTGTATTTCCTGGACAGCGGTGACTATTCCACTGTGCCGTCAATCAATGGTTATGGTTGGATCAAGGCTTCACAGCAAGTCTGGTTCCAACAAACATCTTCAAGTCTACAG GCAAAGTATATGAATAAGAACCCGAAACAGAAGGAACCAGCACCTGGCCTTGTATTTTTCCACATTCCACTACCAGAGTTCAGCAGTTTTACGGCATCCAATTTCACAGGAGTAAAGCAGGAGGGTATCAGCTCAGCATCAATTAACTCTGGGTTCTTTGCCTCCATGGTGGAGGCTGGAGATGTGAGAGCTGCCTTTGTGGGACATGATCACATTAATGACTTCTGTGGGAAGCTCAGTGGTATTCAGCTCTGCTATGCTGGTGGATTTGGTTACCATGCCTATGGGAAAGCTGGGTGGTCAAGAAGAGCGAGGGTACTGTCTGTGCAACTTGAGAAAACAGACAGCGGTGAATGGCGAGGAGTCAAGTCCATCAAGACATGGAAGAGGCTTGATGATAAACATCTGAGCACAATTGACTCTGAGGTTCTCTGGAACAGAGGCTCTAATG ACAGGAATGGTGCTCCATAA